Proteins co-encoded in one Euleptes europaea isolate rEulEur1 chromosome 1, rEulEur1.hap1, whole genome shotgun sequence genomic window:
- the TSPAN17 gene encoding tetraspanin-17 isoform X2, whose product MPGKAQHFQGPQLLGAAFLAIGLWAWAEKGVLSNLSSITDLGGFDPVWLFLVVGGVMFVLGFAGCIGALRENTFLLKFFSVFLGLIFFLELTAGVLAFIFKDWIKDQLNFFINNNVKAYRDDIDLQNLIDFAQEYWSCCGAHGPNDWNFNIYFNCTDSNPSRERCGVPFSCCVKDPAEDVLNTQCGYDVRLKLELEQQTFIHTKGCAVQFEKWLQDNLIVVAGTFVGIALLQIFGICLAQNLVSDINAVKANW is encoded by the exons ATGCCGGGCAAAGCCCAGCACTTCCAAGGTCCCCAG TTGCTCGGAGCTGCCTTCCTGGCCATCGGTCTGTGGGCATGGGCAGAAAAG GGCGTGCTTTCCAATCTGTCGTCCATCACCGACCTGGGTGGCTTTGACCCCGTCTGGCTCTTCCTCGTGGTCGGAGGCGTGATGTTCGTGCTGGGCTTCGCCGGCTGCATCGGGGCCTTGAGGGAGAATACTTTTCTCCTCAAGTTT TTCTCCGTGTTCCTGGGGCTTATATTTTTCCTGGAGCTGACAGCCGGTGTCCTGGCCTTCATCTTCAAGGATTGGATCAAAGACCAGCTAAACTTCTTTATCAACAACAACGTCAAGGCCTACCGTGATGACATTGACCTGCAGAACCTCATTGACTTTGCTCAGGAATAT TGGTCTTGCTGTGGTGCTCACGGGCCAAATGACTGGAATTTCAATATTTACTTCAACTGCACTGACTCCAATCCCAGCCGGGAGCGCTGTGGAGTACCCTTTTCCTGCTGTGTCAAAGATCCTGCG GAGGATGTTCTCAACACTCAGTGTGGCTATGATGTCCGCCTTAAACTG GAGCTGGAGCAGCAGACCTTTATCCATACCAAGGGATGCGCTGTCCAGTTTGAGAAATGGCTCCAGGACAACCTCATTGTGGTGGCTGGGACCTTTGTGGGCATCGCCCTGCTCCAG ATCTTTGGTATCTGCTTAGCTCAGAACCTAGTGAGTGACATCAATGCTGTGAAGGCCAACTGGTGA
- the TSPAN17 gene encoding tetraspanin-17 isoform X1 produces the protein MPGKAQHFQGPQVSCCAKYLLFASNVLFWLLGAAFLAIGLWAWAEKGVLSNLSSITDLGGFDPVWLFLVVGGVMFVLGFAGCIGALRENTFLLKFFSVFLGLIFFLELTAGVLAFIFKDWIKDQLNFFINNNVKAYRDDIDLQNLIDFAQEYWSCCGAHGPNDWNFNIYFNCTDSNPSRERCGVPFSCCVKDPAEDVLNTQCGYDVRLKLELEQQTFIHTKGCAVQFEKWLQDNLIVVAGTFVGIALLQIFGICLAQNLVSDINAVKANW, from the exons ATGCCGGGCAAAGCCCAGCACTTCCAAGGTCCCCAGGTCAGCTGCTGCGCCAAGTACCTGCTCTTCGCCTCCAACGTGCTCTTCTGG TTGCTCGGAGCTGCCTTCCTGGCCATCGGTCTGTGGGCATGGGCAGAAAAG GGCGTGCTTTCCAATCTGTCGTCCATCACCGACCTGGGTGGCTTTGACCCCGTCTGGCTCTTCCTCGTGGTCGGAGGCGTGATGTTCGTGCTGGGCTTCGCCGGCTGCATCGGGGCCTTGAGGGAGAATACTTTTCTCCTCAAGTTT TTCTCCGTGTTCCTGGGGCTTATATTTTTCCTGGAGCTGACAGCCGGTGTCCTGGCCTTCATCTTCAAGGATTGGATCAAAGACCAGCTAAACTTCTTTATCAACAACAACGTCAAGGCCTACCGTGATGACATTGACCTGCAGAACCTCATTGACTTTGCTCAGGAATAT TGGTCTTGCTGTGGTGCTCACGGGCCAAATGACTGGAATTTCAATATTTACTTCAACTGCACTGACTCCAATCCCAGCCGGGAGCGCTGTGGAGTACCCTTTTCCTGCTGTGTCAAAGATCCTGCG GAGGATGTTCTCAACACTCAGTGTGGCTATGATGTCCGCCTTAAACTG GAGCTGGAGCAGCAGACCTTTATCCATACCAAGGGATGCGCTGTCCAGTTTGAGAAATGGCTCCAGGACAACCTCATTGTGGTGGCTGGGACCTTTGTGGGCATCGCCCTGCTCCAG ATCTTTGGTATCTGCTTAGCTCAGAACCTAGTGAGTGACATCAATGCTGTGAAGGCCAACTGGTGA
- the TSPAN17 gene encoding tetraspanin-17 isoform X3, with protein sequence MPGKAQHFQGPQVSCCAKYLLFASNVLFWLLGAAFLAIGLWAWAEKFSVFLGLIFFLELTAGVLAFIFKDWIKDQLNFFINNNVKAYRDDIDLQNLIDFAQEYWSCCGAHGPNDWNFNIYFNCTDSNPSRERCGVPFSCCVKDPAEDVLNTQCGYDVRLKLELEQQTFIHTKGCAVQFEKWLQDNLIVVAGTFVGIALLQIFGICLAQNLVSDINAVKANW encoded by the exons ATGCCGGGCAAAGCCCAGCACTTCCAAGGTCCCCAGGTCAGCTGCTGCGCCAAGTACCTGCTCTTCGCCTCCAACGTGCTCTTCTGG TTGCTCGGAGCTGCCTTCCTGGCCATCGGTCTGTGGGCATGGGCAGAAAAG TTCTCCGTGTTCCTGGGGCTTATATTTTTCCTGGAGCTGACAGCCGGTGTCCTGGCCTTCATCTTCAAGGATTGGATCAAAGACCAGCTAAACTTCTTTATCAACAACAACGTCAAGGCCTACCGTGATGACATTGACCTGCAGAACCTCATTGACTTTGCTCAGGAATAT TGGTCTTGCTGTGGTGCTCACGGGCCAAATGACTGGAATTTCAATATTTACTTCAACTGCACTGACTCCAATCCCAGCCGGGAGCGCTGTGGAGTACCCTTTTCCTGCTGTGTCAAAGATCCTGCG GAGGATGTTCTCAACACTCAGTGTGGCTATGATGTCCGCCTTAAACTG GAGCTGGAGCAGCAGACCTTTATCCATACCAAGGGATGCGCTGTCCAGTTTGAGAAATGGCTCCAGGACAACCTCATTGTGGTGGCTGGGACCTTTGTGGGCATCGCCCTGCTCCAG ATCTTTGGTATCTGCTTAGCTCAGAACCTAGTGAGTGACATCAATGCTGTGAAGGCCAACTGGTGA
- the TSPAN17 gene encoding tetraspanin-17 isoform X4, which produces MPGKAQHFQGPQLLGAAFLAIGLWAWAEKFSVFLGLIFFLELTAGVLAFIFKDWIKDQLNFFINNNVKAYRDDIDLQNLIDFAQEYWSCCGAHGPNDWNFNIYFNCTDSNPSRERCGVPFSCCVKDPAEDVLNTQCGYDVRLKLELEQQTFIHTKGCAVQFEKWLQDNLIVVAGTFVGIALLQIFGICLAQNLVSDINAVKANW; this is translated from the exons ATGCCGGGCAAAGCCCAGCACTTCCAAGGTCCCCAG TTGCTCGGAGCTGCCTTCCTGGCCATCGGTCTGTGGGCATGGGCAGAAAAG TTCTCCGTGTTCCTGGGGCTTATATTTTTCCTGGAGCTGACAGCCGGTGTCCTGGCCTTCATCTTCAAGGATTGGATCAAAGACCAGCTAAACTTCTTTATCAACAACAACGTCAAGGCCTACCGTGATGACATTGACCTGCAGAACCTCATTGACTTTGCTCAGGAATAT TGGTCTTGCTGTGGTGCTCACGGGCCAAATGACTGGAATTTCAATATTTACTTCAACTGCACTGACTCCAATCCCAGCCGGGAGCGCTGTGGAGTACCCTTTTCCTGCTGTGTCAAAGATCCTGCG GAGGATGTTCTCAACACTCAGTGTGGCTATGATGTCCGCCTTAAACTG GAGCTGGAGCAGCAGACCTTTATCCATACCAAGGGATGCGCTGTCCAGTTTGAGAAATGGCTCCAGGACAACCTCATTGTGGTGGCTGGGACCTTTGTGGGCATCGCCCTGCTCCAG ATCTTTGGTATCTGCTTAGCTCAGAACCTAGTGAGTGACATCAATGCTGTGAAGGCCAACTGGTGA